DNA sequence from the Streptomyces cinnabarinus genome:
CCCCGCAGTGCTCGGCAAGGGCTTCGAGGGCGTCCCGCGCACCGGGCGAGCGCGCTCCGCGTCCGGCCACGAACACCGGCCGCCGGGAACCGTCGAGCACCTGCGTGAGGGCTTCGACATCGGCCGCCGAAGGTTCAACCGCCGCCCTCGGCAGTGGCCACAGGGCCTGCGCCAGCGTGTCGGCCGGGACGTCCGAAGTCTGCGTCTCCAAGGGCAGGTTGAGCAGCACGGTTCGCCGCTCGTGCAGGGCACGCCGTACCGCCTCGCACGCCTGTCCCACCGCGTCCTCCGGTGCGGCGACCCGCATCGGGACCGCGCCCACGGCCCGCCCCAACGCCTCCTGGTCCACATGGAAGTTGGACCGCGGCTCCATCACCTCGGCCGCCGCGACGACCAGCGGGGTACCGCTCTTGGCGGCCTCCGTGATCCCGGTCAGGGCGTTTGTCAGACCGGGGCCCTGATGCACGCTGAGCACCGTCACGGTGCCGCTCGTCCGTGCGTAGGCGTCGGCCATCGTCGCCGCGCCGCCCTCGTGCCGGGCGGCCACGAACCGCGCGCCCGCCGCCACCATCGCGTTGGTCAGATGGAAGTTCCCCGATCCGACCACCCCGAAGACCTGCGCGACGCCGGCTCCCACCAGCGCCCGTCCGACCGCCTCGGCGACCTTCATCAGCGCTCCACCAGCGCCAGCACCCGCGCGGGTGATCCGGACCCGGTGACGATGGGCAGCGGTCCAGCGAGCACGACGGCGCCCGTCGGCGGCAGCAGCGCCAGGTTCTGGAGCTGGGTCAGCCCGTACTTGTCGTTGCCCATCAGATAGGAGTGGCAGGGGAAGGCCGGTTCGAAGGAGTGCCCGCGCCCGGCGTCCGTCCCCACGGTCTCCACCCCCAGCCCGATCACCGCGGACTCCTCGGCCAGCCAGCGCGCGCACTGCGGGGACAGACCGGGTGTGTGCGGGCCGTTCTCGTCCGCGTTCAGGAACTCCTCCTGCGACTGGGCTCGTTCGTCCCATCCGGTGCGCAGCAGCAGCCAACCGCCGTCGGGCAGGGGGCCGTTGTCCCCCTCCCACGCCTTGACATGGTCGACTTCGAGCAGGAAGTCGGGGTCCCGCTCCGCCTCGGCGCTGAAGTCCAGTACGGCGGCCGGGGCGATGAGGCGGCGGACGGGCACCGAGGCCACGTCGTCGAGGTCCCGGCCGGTCACCCAGTGGTTCGGGGCGTCGAAGTGGGTGCCGGTGTGTTCGCCGGTACGGAAGTTGTTCCAGTACCAGGCCGGCCCCCGGCCGTCGTAGCGGCTGATCTGCTGGAGCTCGAAGGCCGCCGTCTGCCCGAACTCGGACGGCAGCTGGATCAGCGGGGTCGCCGCCGACAGCGGCGCGGTCAGGTCGACGACCTCGATCGCCCCCTCGCGCAGCGCGGACACCAGTGACGCGAGGACGGACGGTTCGGGCATGGGGGCCTCCAGACGCCTCCGGACAGCACGCGGAACTCCCAGGATGGATCGATTCCGTGGTATTCACCATGTGGCGGCGGCGATCGGCCGATGGGGGAAACCGGTGATCGGAAGACGTACGGCCGTGACGGCGGCGCTGGGCCTCGCGGCCCTGACCGGCTGCGCCTCCGACGGCGGAGACGGTCCGGCGAAGGCCCCCACGGCGACGGCCTCCCGCATGCCTGCTCCGGCCACGAGCGCCCCCTCGTCGTCCGCGCCCCCGACTCCCGTCCCCACCACGGGCCGCTCCGACGCCAAGCTCGTCGTCATGACCGTCACCGGCGGCTTCGCGGGCGTGCACCGGACGGTGATCCTGCGTGCCGACGGCACCGTGTACACCAGCGACAAGGGCGAGCCGACCGTCCGGCGCACCACCGAGGCCCAGTTCACCGAACTGCGCACCCTGCTCGGCGATCCGGCGCTCGCCGAAGTCCCCGGCCTCACCGTGGACATGGACGCGCGGGACATGTTCCAGTACACGCTGCGCATCGACGGCCGCACGGTCGTCACCGACCGCACCGTCACGGAGCCCGCCCTGGACCGGCTCATCGACGCGCTCGCCGAATGGCTGCCGAAATAGCCGCCTGACCTGGCGCGCAACCGAACCGTCGCGCCCGCCGTCTCAGTCACCGAGACGAACACGAGGAGGACCCCATGGCCATGGTCGGCCTGTTCTGGATCACCGAGGACTCGGTGTACATCGGTGCCGAGCCCGCGGGCACGGCGGCCGGAGTCCGGCTGTCCAAGGACGGTGTCGAGACCCTGGGGATCGAGCACACCGGCACCTGGAGCTGGGACGAGGTGCGGCGGATCGAGGTCGCCGACGTGGCCGTACGGCCCGCCTCCCGGCGCTGGGTCTCGCAGGCCTTCGACGCCGCGGTCGTCGCGCTGACCGGCGACGGGGAGCTGCCGCCCGCCTTCACCGTGCGGATCGACACCGCGGAGGAGCCGGGCGAGCCGGTCGAGGTGAGCGTGCTGAGCGCCGTCGCCGGTGGCATCTACGGCCCGGTGGAGTACGAGCTCTCCCGCACCCTCCTCAACCGGCTCGTCGACGGCCGCACTCCTGTCGACGAGCTGCTCCTGTGGCACCGTGACCGTGCCGGTGCCGCGGCTCCCGGCCGCGAGGAGCGGGAGGCGCTGATGCTGAAGTGGATCGGCGACAGCGACCCGTCATGACCCCTCGGGCCCTTCAGGGTCCACCAGATGGGCGATGTGGGCGGTGACCGTGTCCAGGACCCCCGCCCACGCCTCCTCGTCGCCCAGGACCAGGTAGTTGAGGGTCAACCCGTCCGTCATGGCGGCCAGATAGCGCGCCAGCACCGGTACGGGCACCTTCAGCCGCAGCCCCATGGCGGGGCGCAGGTCCTCGATGAGTTCGGCATAGGTGTCGCGGTACAGCTCGTGCTGGCGTCGGGCGAGATGCTCGAACCCTGGCTGGCGCAGGGCGTACTGGGTGAGTTCGTAGGTGAGCATGTGCTCGTCGGGGTGGGCGCGGACGTGGTCCCAGTAGGCCTGGAGTCCGGCGCCGACGGTCTCCTGGAGGGTGGCCCGCGGCCGGAGGGCGTCCTTCACCAGGGTGACGTAGTGGTCGGTGATGGTGGTGATGACGGACTCGATCAGGGCCTGCTTGGAGTCGAAGCAGTAGTGGAAGACGCTGAGGGACACGCCGGCCTCGGCGGCGATGGACCGGGTCGTCGTCCTGGCGACGCCGTCCCGGGCCATCGCCCTGATCGCCGCTTCCGTCAGCTGCTGACGCCGTTCTGCCGACGGCCTGCGTGCCATGTGCGTGTCCCTCGAGTCCCTCGTGTGCGTACCGGCGCTCAGTTGCTGTGGACGCTCACCTCGTGCAGTGAGTACCCCCATTGGGTGCCGCGTTCCAGGCCGAGGACGCGGACGTAGCGGGCGGGTGTGCCGGTGAACCGGGCGGTGTCCAGGCCGCCGTCACCGGAGGCGGTGGACCAGGCGGTCCGCCAGCTCGTGCCGTCGGTGGAGAGCTCGATGCGATACGACTTGGCGTAGGCGCGCTCCCAGTCGAGGGTGACCCTGCCGACCCGGTGGGTCGCGCCGAGGTCGACGCGCAGCCACTGGTCGTCGCTCCAGTCGCTGGCCCACCGGGTGCCCCGGTCACCGTCGACGGCCCGGCCGGGCGCGTAGCTGGTGAACGGGTTCCACTCCGCCGAACTGGCGGCGGCGGGCACCTTGTTGGCGAGGTTCACCGCGGACTGGTGCCGTTCGGAGTCGCCCCAGGTGTCCAGGTAGGACTCGGCACCCCGGAACAGATCGTCCACGACCTCCTGGCCACCGACCCGGCGGATGTCCTCGATCCAGTCCGGGACCAGGCCGTAGTGGGCGGCGCCGTCGGTGTTCAGGTCCCAGGTGCGCTGCCCGGTGGTCTGCCTGTCGATGACGGACCCGCCGTCGACGCTCTTGAAGGGGTACGTCACCTTGTTCGGGGCGTCCGCTCCGCGCGGTCCCGGCCAGCCGCCGACGCCGTTCATGTCGGTGCCGTAGCCGTAGCCCACGCCGTACCTGTCGCGCAGCGCCTCCGTGCGGTCGGCCTCCGCGATGAAGCCCTCGGAGCCGTGCATGTACTGGCCGATGAAGCCGCCGAGGCCGTAGACCCGCTCGGTCCAGTCCATGTCCATCCAGCTGTGCGAGGAGAGCACGCCGGGGTAGGACTCGGCCTCGAAGATGTCGAGCACCCGGCCGGTGGCCTTGACGCTCATATGGTCGATCTCCAGCATCATCTTGCGTTTCATCATGCCCCGCACCGCGTACTCACCGAGGTCGGTCAGCCCGCGCACGTTGCATTGCGCGCCGGCGGCGTACGAGGGCACGTCCACGCCCGCCGGGAGCTTGGCCTCGGCATCGGCGGCCGCGGCGTTGCCGATGGGGTTGTCGTGCTGCGGGCCGGTGCACTCCTCGGTCTTCCAGAAGGTGCCGGTCGACAGGAACTGGCCGACGTTGATGGCGGTGCCGAGCGCGCCGGAGTCGAAGCGGACGCCGCAGAGCGCGTTGTCGAACTTGTGGCACAGGAACATGCTGCGCACGCCCAAGTCGTAAAGCTCGTCCAGGCCCTTGTCGATGTCCGCCTTGCTGCACTGCGCGATGTCGAGAATCATCTTGCAGCCGAACGGCTCGGAGGTCTCCACGCCGAGGATGACCGCCAGCTTGCCCTGCTCGATGACCTGGCGGGCCTGAGCGCTGTCGGTGACGATCCGGAACCAGCCCTTTCCGGTGCCGCCATACATCTTGTCGACGTAGGCCTGGAGGTCGTAACTCAGCTTCGCCTGAAGGCGGATCGAGGTCATCTCGTCGCAGGAGCGGTCCTTGAAGAAGTACACCGAGCAGATCACGCCGTTGGTGACCAGGTCGTTGACCATGACCCGCTGGCCGCCGCGCCAGGCCCGCTCCACCCAGGCGTAGTAGTTCTGCTGGTGGGTCAGCGAGTCATGGGCGGGCCAGTCCTTGAAAGTGGGGTAGCCGACCGGGTCGTGCTTGCCGTCGCCGCCGTTGGTGATGAAGTCGAAGATGGCGAGCGAGCCGTCGGGATAGTGCTCGGGACAGTCCTTCAACGCGTCGGCGATACCGGCCTCGGAGAAGGTCTTGCCGCAGATGAGCCGGCCGCCGAACGCCTCGTTGGAGAACAGGTGGTTGTGGATGTCGGCGAAGCCCCGCACCTCGCCCTGCGCATTGGTGCCGGTGAACGGCTCGCCGGTGACGTTGATCTGTGAGTCGGGCGTGGGCCGTGCGCTCGGCAGCCACCAGTCGGTCCCGGCCGCCGAGCTCGGCGCGGGGCCCAGCAGCAGGGCCAGGACCAGGAGGAGCAGTGAGGCGACGGTGACGTCCTTGCGTCTGCGGTACGGGATACGAGCCATGGATCACCCCTCCTGGAACCGCCTGACGGAATTGTCATGGCCAGCCCAATGTGTGGGTCGAGGATGGCGACTGGCTCAAACCGAGTCAAGAGTCCGGGACAAGTGACCTGATGCGGGATCGCAGCAACCGTCACGCCGCAACTGGCGGCTGACGGCCTGCCAGTCCCCCGTGAGCGACGTCTCCTCGAAGGCGCCCACCAGCGCCGACTGCTCGATGTGCAGACCTCCGCGCAGCACCGCCACGGTCCGGATCAGACTGTCGAAGTCACTGAACGGATCCCCGTCCACCACCATGAGATCGGCGAGTTTGCTCTCCTCCAGGGTGCCGAGATCCGCGTCCGCTCCGTACACCCGGGCGGGCAGGTGCAGGATGGGAGCAACGTAGCGGGCGGGGCCCGGCTCAAGGGGCTTCC
Encoded proteins:
- a CDS encoding TetR/AcrR family transcriptional regulator, producing MARRPSAERRQQLTEAAIRAMARDGVARTTTRSIAAEAGVSLSVFHYCFDSKQALIESVITTITDHYVTLVKDALRPRATLQETVGAGLQAYWDHVRAHPDEHMLTYELTQYALRQPGFEHLARRQHELYRDTYAELIEDLRPAMGLRLKVPVPVLARYLAAMTDGLTLNYLVLGDEEAWAGVLDTVTAHIAHLVDPEGPEGS
- a CDS encoding cyclase family protein, coding for MPEPSVLASLVSALREGAIEVVDLTAPLSAATPLIQLPSEFGQTAAFELQQISRYDGRGPAWYWNNFRTGEHTGTHFDAPNHWVTGRDLDDVASVPVRRLIAPAAVLDFSAEAERDPDFLLEVDHVKAWEGDNGPLPDGGWLLLRTGWDERAQSQEEFLNADENGPHTPGLSPQCARWLAEESAVIGLGVETVGTDAGRGHSFEPAFPCHSYLMGNDKYGLTQLQNLALLPPTGAVVLAGPLPIVTGSGSPARVLALVER
- a CDS encoding discoidin domain-containing protein, producing MARIPYRRRKDVTVASLLLLVLALLLGPAPSSAAGTDWWLPSARPTPDSQINVTGEPFTGTNAQGEVRGFADIHNHLFSNEAFGGRLICGKTFSEAGIADALKDCPEHYPDGSLAIFDFITNGGDGKHDPVGYPTFKDWPAHDSLTHQQNYYAWVERAWRGGQRVMVNDLVTNGVICSVYFFKDRSCDEMTSIRLQAKLSYDLQAYVDKMYGGTGKGWFRIVTDSAQARQVIEQGKLAVILGVETSEPFGCKMILDIAQCSKADIDKGLDELYDLGVRSMFLCHKFDNALCGVRFDSGALGTAINVGQFLSTGTFWKTEECTGPQHDNPIGNAAAADAEAKLPAGVDVPSYAAGAQCNVRGLTDLGEYAVRGMMKRKMMLEIDHMSVKATGRVLDIFEAESYPGVLSSHSWMDMDWTERVYGLGGFIGQYMHGSEGFIAEADRTEALRDRYGVGYGYGTDMNGVGGWPGPRGADAPNKVTYPFKSVDGGSVIDRQTTGQRTWDLNTDGAAHYGLVPDWIEDIRRVGGQEVVDDLFRGAESYLDTWGDSERHQSAVNLANKVPAAASSAEWNPFTSYAPGRAVDGDRGTRWASDWSDDQWLRVDLGATHRVGRVTLDWERAYAKSYRIELSTDGTSWRTAWSTASGDGGLDTARFTGTPARYVRVLGLERGTQWGYSLHEVSVHSN